One genomic window of Bacteroides sp. includes the following:
- a CDS encoding SDR family oxidoreductase, translating to MKNAIVTGGAQGIGKAISMKLIKEGVFVFVLDIDAEAVEDFKQEVVPHKFYKTFVCDAGGEASLKVALDECLQGPEGISYLVNNAAISANKAVEELSLDEWNRVLAVNLSSFFLTAKYLSPALRVTKGAIVNLCSTRAFMSEPGTEAYSASKGGVYGLTHALAMSLQPEVRVNCISPGWIDTTAWQKKSKRKVIDWAAEHHLQHPAGRIGEPEDIADLAWYLLSDQAGFITGQNFIVDGGMTRKMIYL from the coding sequence ATGAAAAATGCTATCGTAACAGGGGGTGCCCAGGGCATCGGCAAGGCTATATCCATGAAATTGATTAAAGAAGGGGTTTTTGTATTTGTGCTTGATATTGATGCGGAGGCAGTGGAAGACTTTAAGCAGGAAGTTGTTCCGCACAAATTTTATAAAACCTTTGTTTGCGATGCAGGAGGGGAGGCTTCCCTGAAGGTGGCTCTGGATGAATGCTTGCAAGGCCCTGAAGGCATCAGTTACCTGGTAAACAATGCGGCCATTTCGGCCAATAAAGCTGTGGAAGAACTCAGCTTGGATGAATGGAACCGGGTGCTTGCCGTGAATTTGAGTTCTTTTTTTCTGACGGCAAAATACCTTTCCCCGGCATTAAGGGTAACCAAAGGGGCCATTGTGAACCTATGCAGCACGCGTGCCTTTATGTCGGAGCCGGGTACGGAGGCCTATTCAGCCAGCAAGGGCGGGGTGTATGGCTTGACCCACGCTTTGGCCATGAGCCTTCAGCCCGAGGTAAGGGTGAACTGTATCAGCCCTGGATGGATCGATACCACGGCTTGGCAAAAGAAAAGCAAGCGGAAAGTTATTGATTGGGCTGCGGAACACCATTTGCAGCATCCCGCAGGCCGCATCGGCGAACCCGAAGACATTGCCGACCTCGCCTGGTATCTGCTTTCAGATCAGGCCGGCTTCATCACCGGGCAGAATTTCATAGTTGACGGGGGTATGACCCGCAAGATGATATACCTGTAA
- a CDS encoding acetyl-CoA C-acetyltransferase: MQEVVIVSAARTPVGSFGGVLAGFSAVELGTIAAKAALERAGIDPALIGETFVGNILSAGLGQNLARQIAVYSGVPIESPAIAINQLCGSGLRAVALAAQGIMLGQYDAALAGGTESMSNAPYLLPKARFGYRMGDGAVIDSMITDGLQDVFNNYHMGITAENIAEKWNLSREAQDQFALKSQNKTEAAQKAGRFKDEIAPVPVPQRKGDPVVADTDEFPRHGLTIEGLQKLRPAFKKDGTVTAGNASGINDGAAMLVVMSARQAESLGLQPLARIVTFATCGLDPKIMGYGPVPATRKALKQAGLTIDDIDLVEANEAFAAQSLAVIKDLNLDPAKVNVNGGAIALGHPIGASGARVLTTLLYELQRRELKRGLATLCIGGGQGISMIVER, from the coding sequence ATGCAAGAAGTGGTGATCGTTTCAGCTGCCCGCACGCCCGTAGGGAGTTTTGGCGGGGTGCTGGCTGGCTTTTCAGCGGTAGAACTGGGGACCATCGCAGCCAAGGCTGCCCTTGAGCGGGCTGGCATCGATCCAGCCCTCATCGGCGAGACCTTTGTAGGCAACATTTTGTCGGCCGGTTTAGGGCAAAACCTGGCACGTCAAATAGCTGTATATTCCGGAGTGCCCATTGAAAGCCCTGCCATAGCCATCAACCAGCTTTGTGGATCAGGCCTGCGGGCTGTTGCATTGGCAGCCCAGGGCATTATGCTCGGGCAATATGATGCAGCCCTTGCCGGAGGAACCGAAAGCATGAGCAACGCACCCTACCTTCTGCCTAAGGCACGTTTTGGATACCGCATGGGCGACGGAGCAGTGATTGACAGCATGATTACCGACGGCCTGCAGGATGTTTTCAACAATTACCATATGGGTATTACCGCCGAAAACATCGCTGAAAAGTGGAATCTTTCGCGCGAAGCCCAGGATCAGTTTGCCCTCAAAAGCCAGAACAAGACAGAGGCTGCCCAGAAAGCAGGCCGCTTCAAGGATGAGATCGCACCGGTGCCGGTACCCCAGCGTAAGGGAGATCCCGTGGTGGCAGACACCGATGAGTTTCCGCGCCACGGGCTCACCATTGAAGGCCTGCAGAAACTGCGTCCCGCCTTTAAGAAGGATGGCACCGTTACGGCCGGCAACGCCAGCGGCATCAACGACGGCGCCGCTATGCTGGTTGTGATGAGCGCCCGTCAGGCTGAATCGCTCGGATTACAACCCTTGGCACGCATTGTGACCTTCGCCACCTGCGGCCTCGATCCCAAAATTATGGGATATGGTCCGGTGCCCGCCACCCGGAAAGCCCTCAAACAAGCTGGACTGACCATTGACGACATTGACCTGGTGGAGGCCAACGAAGCCTTTGCTGCCCAGTCGCTGGCCGTCATTAAAGACCTGAATCTCGACCCCGCAAAGGTCAACGTAAACGGGGGCGCCATTGCCCTCGGCCATCCCATCGGCGCTTCAGGCGCAAGAGTACTTACGACCTTGCTGTATGAACTGCAAAGG